GTGAGCCGGAGGGAGCCGATGGCCCAATCGTGGGGCAGGCCCATCGCCACCAGCACCTCGGAGGGCTCGGCCCGGCCGCTCGTGCAGGCCGATCCGGTGCTGGCGGCAACCCCCTCCACATCCAGGGCCAGCAGAAGCTCCTCCCCGTTAATCCCCCTGAAGATAAAGCTCGCGTGATGCGGCAGGCGCTCTGTGGGATGGCCTGTGAGGCGGGCGTCCGGCACCCGCTCCAGAATCCCCCGGATCAGCCGGTCCCGCAGCCGCCGGAGCCGGGCGTTCTCGCTCTCGCGGCTTTCCTGGGCCAGGCGCAGGGCCGTGGCCAGCCCGACGATCCCAGCCACGTTCACGGTCCCGGCCCGTCGACCTCGCTCATGCCCGCCGCCCGTGATCGTCGGAAGATAGGGCGTCCCCTGACGGATATAAAGGACCCCCACCCCTTTCGGCCCGTAAAACTTGTGAGCGGAGAGGGTCATCAAATCCACCCCCAGCCGGTTCACATTCAGATCCAGCATCCCGCCTGCCTGCACTGCATCCGTATGGAAAGGGATGCCTTTGGCGCGGGCGATCCGGGCGATCTCCGCGATGGGCTGGATCGTCCCCACCTCATTGTTGGCATACATCACGCTGATGAGCACCGTGTCCTTCCGGATCGCCCGGCCCACATCGTCGGGGTTCACCATGCCGTATTCATCCACAGGCAGGTAGGTGACCTCGAAGCCGAAGACTTCCTCCAGCTGACGGGCGGTGTTGAGCACCGCATGGTGCTCCACCGAGGAGACGATGAGGTGATTCCCCCGGCCCGCCCGACGCTGTGCGAGGGCCACCCCACGCAGGGCCAGATTGTCGCTTTCGGTCCCCGAGCCGGTGAACACGATCTCCATCGGATGACAGCCCAGGATGGCCGCCACGGTGCGGCGGCTCTCCTCCAGCGCCTTCGCCGCCGCCCGCCCGAAGCGATGGATGGAGGCGGAGTTCCCATAGATCTCCGTGAAATACGGCAGCATCGCCTCTACCACCCGCGGGTCCACCGGGGTGGTCGCCGAATGATCCATGTAAACCGTTCGCGCCGCCATAGCCCTCCCCTCCCGACCATGGCTTTTCCTTCATCCTCAGAACATCCGCCGTTCGGCTTCCATCCGGGTGACCGGATGGTCCTCCTCGAGGCCCAGTGGGCCACAGAGAGGTAAAAGAAAATCTTTTTCGGGCTGGAAATCTGCAGCACCGATTCGCAAAGGAGCAGCGCTCCTCATTCTAAATCTTTGAGGAAGAATCCCGCAAAACCTCATCGTGAAACGGGGAGGGCGAGGCCCCGTCGTTACCGGCGGCCGCGGGATGGCCGGGAGAGGGGGGTGTCTATGGCTGATCCTCGGGCGCGCTGAGCTTGCCCCCTGCCAGGGACGCGCGGGTGAGCTCGCTGAGGAACGCCAGAGAGCGAGGTCGGCGCTCCAGGATGGCCAGGAAGTGCCGGCCCACCAGCTCCCCGATCTCCTGGAGCGTCTGCGGGCTGAAAGGGGCATCCCGGAAGGCGGAGTAAGGGCTTCGGAGCGCGAAGCGCATCGCCTTGAGGGCCCGACGGCTCAGCGGACGGGCCGCCGGGAATCGCGGGGCGCATCGGGGGCAGAGGACGCCTCCCCGTGGGGGGTCGAAGCCGTAGGGCCCGCGTTCCTCCCGGAGGGGTTCCCCGCACCCCACACAGAATTCCACCTGGGGGCGGAACCCGGCGATCTCCAGGAGATGGAGCTCATAATAACGGACGATCCGCTGGAGCTCCTCTTCCATGTCCAGCCGATCCAGCGTGTCTGCCAGCAATCGATACAGCGCCCGGCTCTCCTCCCCCTCGGGAGCGAAGATCTCCGCCAGCTCCGCCGCATAATGGGCCATTGCGCTGCGGATCAGATCCTCACGCAGATGAGGGTGGGCGGCGATCACCTCCGCCTGGCTGATCACATCCAGCTCCCGTCCCCGGGCCAGGAGCAGGGACGTCCGCATGAACCGCTCCAGGTGTCCGGCTTTCCGGCTCCGGATCTTCCGCACGCCCTTGGCCAGCACCCGGAGCTTCCCAAACTCCGGCGTCAGCAGGGTGAGCAGACGATCCGCCTCCCCGAAATCTGATCCCCGGAGCACAATGGCCTCGGTTCGATAAAGGCGTTCCCGATCCATCGCTCACCCCTTCCCCTTCACATCCCAGGGAAGGGTCTTTATGGAGAAAGCCAAGCGATCCCCTGGCCACATCTCTGCATCCGCCCCCACGGGAATCGAGACCATTCCCTCACCCTTGCTTCCTACCCTGCTGAGGGGGTGGAGCGTTGCGATTCCGGGAGAGAGGCCGCCGGATCGGGAACGGGCGTCACCCGAACGGCCTGGGGCCCCTTCGGGGTGATCTCGACCTCGAACGTCACCGGCTGATTCGCCTCCAGGATCAGCCCGGGGCGAGCAATCCCGGTCCGATGGAAGAAGATCTCCGTGCCATCCTCACAGCGGATGAACCCGTAGCCCTTCTCCGGGTTGAACCACTTCACCCGGCCTTCATAGACCTGCCCAGGCTCCAGCTTCCGCTTCGGTTTGGCCGCCTCGGCGCGGCATCGGGGGCACATGGTCGGCTCGACCAGCGGCTGACCGGCCTCCACCATGCGCCGCTGTTCGGTAACAGTGAACACAAAGGGACGCCCGCATTTCTCACATGTCAGGAGCTTATCCGCAAAAGGCATGGGGCTCTCCTTTGGAGCTGAGGGAAATGATTTTCACGAACATTCCATCGCGAAGAAAGCTCACAGCTGAATGGAGAAGCCACTCATCGCGTGGGCGCGGGAGGCGGCTCGCCGGCACGCCATCGGAAAGTCCGCGCGGACGCGGGACCAGCGGGGATAAAGCGCACCGCTCCATCCTGCTCGACCACCCGACGCACGACCTGGACGGTCCAGCGGAAGGTGTGGAAGGCATGGTCCTCGCTGACCGCTGCTTGAAGCATGGTCGCTGGGACATGCCAGGCCGTCGATCGCGTGCGGAATTTTCCGATCTCTGCGCCATCCTCCCGGAACAACCGAACCTCATACCATTCCCCCACCTCCAGCTGCCCAATCGAGACCCACTGGAGCAGCACCGGCAGTCCCGATCCTTCGACCTGGGCCCCATCCGGTGGATATAGCAACGGCGGCGGCGGATAAGTAGGTTCCGGCGTGGGCGTCGGCGTTGGAGTCGGGCCCGGTGCCGGGGTGGGCGTGGCCAGCGGGATCACCAGGGTCTGGCCCGCCTGGATCCGCTCCGGGTTTGCGATCCCGTTCGCCGCCTGGATCGCCTGCAGGGAGACCCCATATTGCTGGGCGATCGCCAGCAGCGTCTCCCCCGGCTGAACCACATGAACGATTTTATCGGGTCGCGGCGTCGGAGAGGGAGTGACCCCGGGTGGTAAGGTCGGCGTCGCCAGGATCGGTGTGGGCGTGTAAACCGGAACCAGCAGCACCTGCCCGACTACAATGAGGTCCCCGGACAGGTTATTCAGCTGACGGATCGCATCCACCGGGACCCCGTAACGCATGGCGATATCCAAAAGGGTCTCCCCGGCCTGAACCTGGTGCTGGAGCGGAGGGATCGGCGTGGGGGTCCAGGTAGGGGTCGGCGTGAAGGTGGGAGTGAGCGTCCGAGTGGGCGTGGACGTCCAGGTCGACGTGGGTGTCGGGCGAGTCATCGCCGCCCGGGCCATCCGGAGGACCCACCAGCTTCCCCCTGCCAGGATCAGGAAGATCAGCGTGGCCCCCAGCAAGGCAGACCGCCAGGGAACAGGTGGCTCCGGCTCCGGCTCTGGGATTTCAGAAGGCCGTGTGAGATCAGCCCCGCAGCGCCAGCAGGTGCGGGACCGACGGGAGACCGGCATCCCGCACTGAGGGCACCGGCGGAAGGGACCAGCAGAACGGGTTTCCGTCATCGGGAGGAACCATCCAGGCCGAGAATCGGGGCGATTCCCTGCATGGCCTGCAACACCATGGCCACATGCTGATCCAGGGGAACGCCCAGCTCCGCTGCCCCGCGCTCGATATCGGCGCGATTCACCCCCGCGGCGAACCGTTTATCTTTCCATTTTTTAAATATCGAATCCACCGTCACACTGTAAAGGCTACGATCCGGCCGGACCAGGGCCACGGCGGTGATCAGCCCGGTGAGCTCATCGACGGCGAACAGCGCCTTATCCCGAAGGGTGATGCGGGGGACCCCGGTAACTTCCGTGGCATGGGAAAGGATCGATCGGATGATATCCTCCGGCCAGCCCCGCTCCCGGAGGATCCGGGCCCCCTGATTGGGGTGGCCATCCGGGGCTACCTGAGGATAGCGCTCATAGTCGAAATCGTGCAGCAGACCGACGATCCCCCATGATTCTTCATCCTCTCCGAAGTGGCGGGCATATGCCCGCATCGCCGCTTCCACCGCCAGCATATGACGGCGAAGGTTCTCGCTCCGGGTGAACTCGCAAACCAGCGCCCACGCATCCTCCCGGGTGGGCATTTCCTCCTACCTCCCTGAGTATTCCGCTTTGAATCCAGCTGCTCAGGTCCTGCTCATGAAATTCACCCCATCGAAGCGCGAGCCCGGATTCAGGGAACGCTATTCTGTATCGAAGCAAACAGAATGTCAAGAATCGTTTCCCCCGGGCTCTCCCCAGGCTGACCATGGAAGGTCAAATCTTCCGCTACAGCCTGTCGGATCCCTCTTCGCACACCTTCAGGGCTTCTCGGGAATCTTACTCATCCTGATTCCTGATAGAGGGTGGAGAGAGAAGGCGGGGGACACTCCCCGCAGCCCCCCAGCAGGGGGCAAAAGCCCCTGCATCCCCATGGATCACATTCCAGGGGATCTTGACACCGCCCCGAGCCCCCGATATACTTTAGAAATGAAGTGGGCCGTTAGCTCAACTGGCAGAGCAGGGGACTCTTAATCCCAAGGTTGCAGGTTCGAGTCCTGCACGGCCCACCTCCGCTCGCCCCGGGAGCGATGGCTCCGCGGGGCGATTTGTTTATCGGCGGTCCTCCATGACAGGCCCCGCGCGCCTTCCCGTTCCGTCATGATCTCTCCACCGGGCTCAAAGATAAGCCTGCCCTCATTGATCCCTCGAGAGGGAACGATCCTTCACCTGGATTCCTCCGCCAGTAAACGGGCGAGACGATCGGGCTCATCGGTGATGATCGCGGCCACGCCCAGATGGATCAGCCGGCGCATCTCCTCCACTTGGTTCGCCGTCCATGCGACCACGGCGTATCCATGCCGGCGACACCAGCGAACCGTTTCCTCGTCGATCATCCGAACATGCAGATGGCGCGCCTGGTGTGGGGCCAGGAACGCGAACCAGGCCCGGCGCAGGGGAAGAGGCAATTCAGGGCCTATAAGAAGGCCGCGGGGGATCTCCGGCGCCAGCCGCCAGGCCCACCGCAGGGCCAGGGGATTAAACGAGGAGAGCAACACCCTCCCGGCAAGCCCATATCGGCGCACCCGCTCCACCACAGCGCGAACCCACCTGACACTCCACGGGGTGAAGGCCTTTAACTCGATGTTGTAAAGAGCCCGATCCCCAAAAGCCTCGAAAACCTCATCCAGGGTGGGGATCCGCTCGCCGGCGAAGCGAGGGTCCTTCCATGCGCCCGCATCCAGCGCTTTCAGCTCCGCAACCGTCTTCTCCCATACCCGGCCGGAACCATCCGTGGTCCGGCGGAGGTCGGCATCGTGCAGGACCACCGGGATGCCGTCCCGGGAGAGGTGGACATCCAGCTCAAAGCCATCGGCTCCCAGCTCCAGGGCCAGACGGAAAGCCCTCAGGGTGTTCTCCGGAGCGATCCGGCTGGCCCCCCGGTGGGCGAGATTCAGTGGGCGATCGGATCGGAAGAAATCCATCGGAATCCTCCTCCCGGCGCCGAATCGGGACGCTCCCCACGGGGAGCTTCCAGGAGGGGAGATTCCGCCCCCTGGATCACACCGGCTGTTTTTAATTGTAGAGGATCGCCCGCCGGGGGACTGCATCGAATTCCCGACACGGGTTTGCGCTCCTGCAACAACCCGTCCAAAATGAAAACACCGGAAGGACCCAGGAGGAGGAGCCCATGATCCCCCCTTCCCGCCTGCGCTGGATTCGCATTTTCCTCGCCGGGCTGATCGGCTCTGCCGCAGGATGGATGGTGGCCACGGCGATGCTGCTGGCCTTTGCCGCCAGAGGGCCTCTCCCCGCAGGGGGTGAGATCCTGATCCCGACCACCTCGATCAGCGCGGCGCTCCTGGCCGCCTGGCTGGCCTGGGTTAACTGGGGCGAATCGTGAAGCAACGGCGGGGATCACCCGCTTCATCCGGAGAAACGACCGCCTATGGTGGAATTCACCTTTCATTTCCCTTCGGGCTTCCTCTGGGGGACCGCGACCTCCAGCCATCAGGTGGAGGGGGAGAACACGCTCAACGATTGGTGGCTCTGGGAGCAGGAGCCGGGCCGGATCCGGGAGGGACATCGCTCCGGCCGGGCCTGCGACTGGTGGCGCAATGCGGAAGCCGATTTCGATCGCGCGGCCGCCATGGGCCAGAACGCCCACCGGCTCTCCATCGAGTGGAGCCGGATTGAGCCCCGCGACGGGGTCTTTGATGATACCCCCCTCGATCGCTACCGGGCCATGCTTCAGGCCCTTCGGGATCGAGGGATCGAGCCGATGGTCACCCTGCACCATTTCACCAACCCCATCTGGCTGGCGGAGCAGGGAGGCTGGGAGAACCCCGCCGTCGTCGACCGCTTTGAGCGTTATGTGCGCCGGGCGGTGAGCGCCTTGAAGGACCTCTGTCGCCTCTGGTGCACGATCAACGAACCCAACGTCCTGGCCTACATGGGATGGAACGAGGGGAAATGGCCTCCAGGAAAGCGGGATTTTCAACTTTCCATCCAGGTGCTCCGCCATCTCATGCACGCCCATGCCCGGGCCTATCACGCTATCCACGAAATCCAGCCTGAGGCCCAGGTCGGGATCGCCCACCATATGGTGCTCTTCGAGCCGGCCCGCCCTTCCTCCCCTCTGGATCGCATGGTAACCCGCCTGCACGACCGCATGTTTAACCGCCTGGCCCTGGACGCCATAGTGGCCGGACGGGAACCGGGGATCTTCTCCTTCCGCACGATCGCTATGCTTCGAGGAACCTGCGATTTTATCGGGCTGAATTATTACACCCGACGCCTCTCCGCTTTCGATCGACACTCCCGAGCCACGCTATTCGGGCGCACCTTCCTGAACCCCCACGGCGAGCTCAGCGATGGAGAGTATGGAGAAGTCTTCCCGGAAGGCCTTTACCGCCTGCTCAAGCGGCTCGCCCGCTTCGGGAAGCCTATCTATATCACTGAGAACGGAATCCCGGATGCGGATGACGATCAGCGCCCCCGCTTCCTGGTGCGCCATCTCCACGCGATGTGGCGGGCGATCCAGCAGAACGTCCCGGTGAAGGGCTACTTCCACTGGACCCTGGTGGATAACTTCGAGTGGGCGGAGGGGTGGACGCTGCGCTTTGGCCTGATCGAGCTGGATCCGGAAACCCAGGCCCGTCGCCCGCGGCGCAGCGCCGATCTTTACGCAGAGGTCTGTCGGGCCAATGCGCTGAGCTCGGAGGTGATCGCCCGCTATACCCCCGAGCTCCTTTCGGAGATGTTCGGGCTCTCGTAGCCCCACTCACATCCACGCGGGGAGGGTGGGGAGCCGGGCGAGCCCCGCCCCCCACTCAGATGGGAAGGGCGGAGGACTGCGAATCCCCCCGTTTCCCATTCAGGGAGAAGCCGAGACGCTGCCGCAATCGGTCCCACCATGCCCGGCGGATGGCCTGCCGCCGGGCCTCACATTCGCGGAGCAGGCGCGCACGCTCCGCTTCGCGAAGGCGCTCCTCCTGCCAGATCCGGCTGAGCTCCCAGAGCAAGCCAGCGCTCCACATCGTCCATCACCTCCTTTCACAATGATGAGATGGTCGGAACGCAGAAGGGAGGACGCAGGAACCGGCCTGCCGCCGGGCTTTCAGCCGGGCGCTCTGTAGAGGGAATCATACAATGGGATCCGATCGGCGGACAGATGAACGCGCGCCCCATCTGCCCGCCATGGAGCGGGAACCCGAGCAGCGCTTAGGATGCCACTATATATTTTAACGATCCTGTAACCCGTGGGATTTCATCCAGGAAAGCGGAGGCTCGAGCCCGGAAAGGCGAGCTCGTCCCTCTTCTCGCAGCTCTCCGGGTCACGGAAAGAGAGGGAGGAACCATCCCAGCTCCCCGAACTGGAGCCGGGGATTAATTATAAAATTAAATACGAGGCGGTGGACCCCTGGAGGATCTTAGGGCGGGACTTGTCGCTTCGGCGCAGCCCCAAAAGAGATTTCCCCGCCGCAAGCGCTGTGTGAACATCAACGAGGCAAGAATCCCAAGCGACACATAGGAGGTGCGCCATGGCCCGAACCCATCTGTTCCCAGCGGATCGCGTCCACTATGTGTGGAATCACGCCCTTCCCCCCGCCATGGAGATCGACCCTGGAGACACGGTGATCTATGAGCTGCGGGATGTCACAGACAACCAGATCACCCCCGCCTCCACGGCGGAAGATCTCACTCGCCTGGATTGGAGCCGGGTTTACCCTCTGGCCGGCCCGCTCTACATCAAGGGAGCCCAACCGGGGGATGTGCTGGAGGTGGAGATTGTGGATCTCCATCCGAAAGGCTGGGGGTGGACCGGGATCATCCCCGGCTTCGGGCTCCTAACGGAGGAATTCGAACAGCCCTATCTCAAGATCTGGGATCTATCCCCTGGAGATCACACCTTTTTCCGTGAGGACATCCGCATCCCCCTGGATCCCTTCTGTGGCACGATGGGAGTGGCCCCGCGGGAACCCGGCGAGCACCCGGTGATGCCTCCTGGCCCCTTCGGTGGGAACATGGATATCCGACATCTCACAAAAGGCGCCCGCCTTTTCCTTCCTGTGCAGGTGGAGGGCGCTCTGTTCTCCGTTGGGGATGCCCACGCCGCCCAGGGGGACGGCGAGGTCTGTGTCACCGCCATCGAGGCCCCCATGTATGCAGTCCTCCGTTTCCAGCTTCATAAAGGGCGGTCGATCGAGGAACCCCAGTTCCTTTGCCCCAGGCCGCTGACCGCCAAATACGACGAGAAGGGTTATTATGCCACCACCGGCATCGCCCCTGATCTCATGGTGGCGGCGAAGAAGGCGGTCCGATCCATGATCGACCATATCGCGCACACTTATCGGATGAGCCGGGAGGACGCCTACATCCTGGCCAGCGTGGTGGTGGACCTGAAGATCAGCGAGGTGGTGGATAAGCCCAACTGGATTGTCACCGCCTACCTGCCCCTCAGCATCTTCCAGTGAGCGACGGTCAGGATGGACCATCAGGGGCTGGATCGAGCTGCCCGCGTGGGGATGGCATTGAAAAAACGGGGATGGCGGCTGGCGGTGGCCGAGTCATGCACCGGGGGCCTGCTCGGCCACCGCCTCACCAGCATCCCGGGCAGTTCCGCTTATTTCCTGGGGGGCGTGATCGCCTACCGAAATGAGAGCAAGGTTCGCATCCTGAATGTCCGGGAAGAGACGCTGGCTCGATTTGGGGCCATCAGCGCCGAGGCCGCCCGGGAGATGGCCGCGGGGGTCCGCCGGCTGTTCGGGGCCGACCTCGCCCTCGCCATCACCGGCGTCGCCGGCCCGGACCCCGAGGAGGGCAAGCCGGTGGGCGAGATACACATCGCTCTGGCTGGCCCGGAGGGGATCCAGACCTACCAGATCATGGGCGGGCCGGATCGCCAGGAGAACAAAGCCCTCGCGGTCGAAGCCGCGCTGGAGCTGCTGGAGGCCATGCTGGAGGGAAACCCCCCTCAACAGATCCCCTGAAATTCCATGCCCTATCCACAAGCCGTCAAAGCGCCATGGAGGATCAACGGTGATGTTTCGCTACGCGGTCATCGGCACCGGGATGCAGGGCACCGCAGCGGCCTACGACCTGGCCCGCTTCGGGGACGCGAAGGAAATCTGGCTCGCAGATCGCGATCCGGTCCGGGCGGAGGAAGCGGCTCAGCGCCTGAACCGCCTGCTCGGGCGATCCCTCGTCCGCCCGATCGCCCTCGATGCGCGCGATGAGAAGGCGGTGGTGGAATTCCTTCGCCCCATCGACGCCGCTATCAGCGCGGTTCCTTATCGGCTCAACCCGCTCGTGGCTCGCGCGGCGATCGAGGCTCGAACCTCTCTGTGCGACCTGGGCGGGCACACGCCGACGACCTGGGAGATCCTCACCCTGGATGAAGCGGCCCGCGGGGCGGGGATCTCCCTCATCCCGGATTGCGGGTTAATGCCCGGTCTGGGGAACACCCTGGCGGTTTACGCCATGCGCCGGATGGATGGGCCCCGGCATGTGCGGATCTGGTGCGGTGGCCTCCCCCAACGCCCTAGGGGACCCCTGGGGTATCGGTTGTTTTTCAACATCGCGGGCCTTACCGCAGAATACACCGGGAAGGCAGTCTTCCTCCGCCAGGGTCGTATCGTGGAAGTCGAGGCCCTCACCGAGCCTGAAACCCTCACCTTTCCCCCGCCGGTCGGCACCTGCGAGGCCTTCGTCACCTCGGGGGGGACCTCTACCTGCCCCTGGACCTTCCAGGGTGTCCTGGAGACCTATGAAGAGAAAACCGTCCGCTACCCCGGTCACCTGGAGCGGATCCGCTTGCTGGCCGAGCTGGGGTTCCTGGAAACCGACCCGATTGAAATCGACGGAATCCCGGTGATCCCCCGCGAGGTGTTCCATCGGCTGGTGGAGCCTCGCCTTCAGTTCCCGGAGGATCCGGCAGATGTGGTGGTGCTCCGGGTGACCTGTGAGGGAACTCACCAGGGTCAGACGATGGAGATCACGCTGGAACTGATGGACTTCTATGATCCGGAGACCGGCTTCACCGCGATGGAGCGGACCACCGGATGGCACGCGGCCATCGTGGCCGGGATGATGGCCCGTGGGGAAACCCCCAAAGGGGCGATCCCCCTTGAACGGGCGGTTGACCCGGAGCGCTTCGTGGCGGAATGGCTTCGCCGCGGCATTCCGATCCAGGAGACGGTGCGACGGCCGCTCCGGGCCGATCCTCCATAACCCATGGATGGGAGAGGTTCCCGTGCTTCCGTTCATCCATGCGGAACAGATCCGCCAGGCGCTGCCGATGCGCCGCGCGGTGGAAGCGATGCGCGAGGCGTTCATTGCCTTCAGCGAAGGGCGCGCCCATATCCCCCAGCGGATTCAGATCCCCATCCCCGAGCGCGATGGCATCACCCTGATCATGCCCGGCTACATCCCGCCCCGGGAACTGGGCCTGAAAGTGGTTTCGGTCTTCCCCCATAACCCGGAACGCGGCCTTCCTGCGATTTCCGCCCTGGTGCTGATGCTGGATCCGGAAACCGGAGCGCCGATGGCCCTGCTCGACGGGACCTTCCTCACGGCATGGCGCACGGGCGCCGCCTCGGGGCTGGCCACGGACCTGCTGGCCCGCCCGGATGCCACATCCCTGGCCCTCATCGGCGCGGGGGCCCAGGCCCGCACACAGCTTCTCGCGGTCTGCGCGGTTCGCCCGATCCATCGGATCCGGGTCTACAGCCGCACCCCCGAACGGGCCCGGAAATGGATCGAGGAGATGCGGGGACAGGAGGGGGTTCCCGAAGATATCACCCTCGCGCCCACCCCGGAGGCCGCCGTTGCGGAAGCGGATATCGTATGCACCGCCACCAATTCCTCCACTCCGGTCTTCGACGGCCGATCCCTGCGGCCGGGGACCCACATCAACGCCATCGGGTCCTTCACCCTGCAGATGCGGGAGCTGGATGAAGAGACGTTCCGCCGGGCTTCACGGGTAGTGGTGGATTCCCGGGTCGCGGCCCTGGTGGAGGCGGGCGAGGTCGTGTGGGCCATCCAGCAGGGGATCCTTCAGGAGCAGGATTTAATCGAACTGGGGGAAATCGCAGCCGGGCGTCGACCCGGACGCCGCAGCCCGGAGGAGATCACCCTGTTCAAATCGGTGGGGCTGGCCGTGCAGGACCTGGTGGCCGCTCGCTGGGTCCTTGAAGCCGTCCGCTGACCTCCATCTGGGAGCCTGGATGATCGGGCCGGCCCCCTCGTATAGCGGGAGATCGTTCATCCCCATCTTCTAGCGCGGCACGACAGGGGAGACCGGAACATGGAGATTCGGGGACGGGTCATGCTGGTGACAGGGGCAGGGCGACGGCTGGGCCAGGCGATCGCGCTGGGCCTGGCCCGGGCGGGCGCCCATGTGGCGGTTCATTTCCACACCGCCGCCGAAGAAGCCGCGGAGACCGTGCGCCGGATCCGGGAGATGGGTGTGGATGCGGAAGCTTTTCCCGCAGACCTGCGGGATCCCTCGCAGATCCCCGCCCTGATGGAGGCCGTGGTTCGCCGATTCGGACGGCTGGACGGGCTGGTGAACGCGGCGGCGGTGATGCGGGTGACACGGTGGCACGAGCTGACGCCAGAACAATGGGACGAGATCCTGGCCCTTAACCTGCGGGCGCCGATGTTCTGCGCCCAGGCTGCGGCGCGCCATATGGAAGAAGGCGGGATCGTCAACATTGCGGACGGCTCGGCCATGAAACCGTGGCCGGATTACCTGGCCCACACCGTTTCCAAATCCGGCCTGGTCGCCCTGACCCGGGCTCTGGCCCTCGCCCTGGCCCCCCGTATCCGGGTGAACGCGGTGATCCCGGGCCCGATCCTCAAGCCGGTGCACTGGGAGGAGGAACGCTGGGCCCGTCTCATCCGTCGGGTGCCCATGGGGCGCGCCGGCACGGCCGAGGAGGTCGTGCGCGCGGTGCGCTATCTGATCGAGGCGGATTACGTCACGGGGGCGATCCTGATCGTGGATGGCGGGCATCATCTGGTGTGATCCTGCGCACCCAACCCATGGCCGATCCGGGAAGATCAGCCTCAGTCCACAAAAACCTCTCAGGAAAGAGCGACAGCGCGCCCTGCTCTATGGAGCACGGAAGCGGTAACCTACCCGACGAACCGTTTCCAGATAACGGGGATGGGTAGGATCCTCCTCGAGGATACGGCGGAGCCAGCGGATATGAACATCCAGAGTGCGACTGCGGGAAGGGATCTCCGCTCCCCAAACCCAGCGGATGAGATCCCGTCGTGGGACCACATGGCCGGCCCGGCGCATCAGGATAGCCAGCAGACGACACTGCTTGGGGGTGAGGCAATAAACGGAATCTCCTCGTTGCAGAACCTGCCGAGCCGTGTTTAACCGGAACGGCCCGACCACAATCGTATCCTCCTCCTCTTCCAGACCATGGGTAAGCAAAGCCCGCACCCGATGCAGCAAACGCCGAGCCGAGAAGGGTGCCACCAGGATGCCATCGTCCCGACGATCCCAAAGAGGAGCGGATTCGCGATCTACAATCAGGAGGATCGGGATCCTCATCCGATGCTGGAGCTGCTGGTAGAGCTCCATCCCTCGAGAGGCGTTCAGGCGATCCATGATCACCATCGCGGGCACCTGCCCTTTTACTCCTCCCTGGGATCTTCGCGCCCGAAGGGCAGAGAACGCCGAGTCCACCGTCACGGCTTCCACACGGAAGCCATGGCGTCTTAGGATCTGAAGCAGATGAATATCCGGCGA
This Thermoflexus sp. DNA region includes the following protein-coding sequences:
- a CDS encoding LysM peptidoglycan-binding domain-containing protein, encoding MTETRSAGPFRRCPQCGMPVSRRSRTCWRCGADLTRPSEIPEPEPEPPVPWRSALLGATLIFLILAGGSWWVLRMARAAMTRPTPTSTWTSTPTRTLTPTFTPTPTWTPTPIPPLQHQVQAGETLLDIAMRYGVPVDAIRQLNNLSGDLIVVGQVLLVPVYTPTPILATPTLPPGVTPSPTPRPDKIVHVVQPGETLLAIAQQYGVSLQAIQAANGIANPERIQAGQTLVIPLATPTPAPGPTPTPTPTPEPTYPPPPLLYPPDGAQVEGSGLPVLLQWVSIGQLEVGEWYEVRLFREDGAEIGKFRTRSTAWHVPATMLQAAVSEDHAFHTFRWTVQVVRRVVEQDGAVRFIPAGPASARTFRWRAGEPPPAPTR
- a CDS encoding HDIG domain-containing metalloprotein produces the protein MPTREDAWALVCEFTRSENLRRHMLAVEAAMRAYARHFGEDEESWGIVGLLHDFDYERYPQVAPDGHPNQGARILRERGWPEDIIRSILSHATEVTGVPRITLRDKALFAVDELTGLITAVALVRPDRSLYSVTVDSIFKKWKDKRFAAGVNRADIERGAAELGVPLDQHVAMVLQAMQGIAPILGLDGSSR
- a CDS encoding glycerophosphodiester phosphodiesterase produces the protein MDFFRSDRPLNLAHRGASRIAPENTLRAFRLALELGADGFELDVHLSRDGIPVVLHDADLRRTTDGSGRVWEKTVAELKALDAGAWKDPRFAGERIPTLDEVFEAFGDRALYNIELKAFTPWSVRWVRAVVERVRRYGLAGRVLLSSFNPLALRWAWRLAPEIPRGLLIGPELPLPLRRAWFAFLAPHQARHLHVRMIDEETVRWCRRHGYAVVAWTANQVEEMRRLIHLGVAAIITDEPDRLARLLAEESR
- the recO gene encoding DNA repair protein RecO, encoding MDRERLYRTEAIVLRGSDFGEADRLLTLLTPEFGKLRVLAKGVRKIRSRKAGHLERFMRTSLLLARGRELDVISQAEVIAAHPHLREDLIRSAMAHYAAELAEIFAPEGEESRALYRLLADTLDRLDMEEELQRIVRYYELHLLEIAGFRPQVEFCVGCGEPLREERGPYGFDPPRGGVLCPRCAPRFPAARPLSRRALKAMRFALRSPYSAFRDAPFSPQTLQEIGELVGRHFLAILERRPRSLAFLSELTRASLAGGKLSAPEDQP
- a CDS encoding cysteine desulfurase family protein codes for the protein MAARTVYMDHSATTPVDPRVVEAMLPYFTEIYGNSASIHRFGRAAAKALEESRRTVAAILGCHPMEIVFTGSGTESDNLALRGVALAQRRAGRGNHLIVSSVEHHAVLNTARQLEEVFGFEVTYLPVDEYGMVNPDDVGRAIRKDTVLISVMYANNEVGTIQPIAEIARIARAKGIPFHTDAVQAGGMLDLNVNRLGVDLMTLSAHKFYGPKGVGVLYIRQGTPYLPTITGGGHERGRRAGTVNVAGIVGLATALRLAQESRESENARLRRLRDRLIRGILERVPDARLTGHPTERLPHHASFIFRGINGEELLLALDVEGVAASTGSACTSGRAEPSEVLVAMGLPHDWAIGSLRLTLGKSSTDEDIDYVLDVLPRVVARLREMQAVEVGEAEQARPGHRG
- a CDS encoding cold shock domain-containing protein gives rise to the protein MPFADKLLTCEKCGRPFVFTVTEQRRMVEAGQPLVEPTMCPRCRAEAAKPKRKLEPGQVYEGRVKWFNPEKGYGFIRCEDGTEIFFHRTGIARPGLILEANQPVTFEVEITPKGPQAVRVTPVPDPAASLPESQRSTPSAG